One stretch of Flavobacterium sp. 9 DNA includes these proteins:
- a CDS encoding NAD(P)-dependent oxidoreductase, protein MKFGIIKERKSPPDRRVVFAPGELAKLKQTYHDAVVEVESSDIRIFSDLQYKSMGITVTEDVSGCDVLFGVKEVPVENLIPNKAYFFFSHTIKKQPYNRKLLQAILEKNIDLYDHETIVDAENRRLIGFGKYAGMVGVYNGIRAFGIKFELFKLPKAETLAGKDDLIKHLKRITMPALKFVITGTGKVGSGAKEILDAIKIKEITVENYLTKNYTQAVYVQLDVLEYNKRIDGEVLDFNDFIAHPEAYVSDFEKFTKVTDIYFAGHFYASGAPMILTKEMLNANDCKLKVVADISCDVNGPIACTLRSSTIAEPLYGYFPLEDREVDVFHPAAVVVMAVDNLPCEIPKDASEGFGEQFMEHVIPAFFNNDKDGILKRAKITENGKLTPRFAYLQDYVDGK, encoded by the coding sequence AAACAAACGTATCACGATGCTGTTGTTGAGGTAGAAAGTTCAGATATCAGAATTTTTTCAGACCTTCAGTATAAAAGTATGGGCATTACCGTTACAGAAGATGTTTCTGGTTGTGATGTTTTATTTGGTGTAAAAGAAGTTCCTGTAGAAAATTTAATTCCAAATAAAGCTTATTTTTTCTTTTCTCATACCATCAAAAAGCAACCTTACAATAGAAAATTATTACAAGCTATTTTAGAGAAGAATATCGATTTGTATGATCATGAAACTATTGTTGATGCAGAAAATCGACGTTTAATTGGTTTTGGAAAATATGCCGGAATGGTTGGTGTTTACAACGGAATCCGTGCTTTTGGGATAAAATTTGAATTGTTCAAATTACCAAAAGCGGAAACTCTTGCAGGCAAAGACGATTTAATTAAGCATTTGAAGCGTATTACAATGCCAGCTTTGAAGTTTGTAATCACTGGAACTGGAAAGGTTGGGAGCGGAGCCAAAGAAATTCTGGATGCCATTAAAATAAAAGAAATAACAGTTGAGAATTATCTAACTAAAAATTATACACAAGCTGTTTATGTTCAGTTGGATGTTTTAGAATATAATAAACGTATCGACGGTGAGGTTTTAGATTTTAATGATTTTATTGCACATCCGGAAGCTTATGTTTCTGATTTCGAAAAATTTACTAAAGTCACAGATATTTATTTTGCAGGTCATTTTTATGCAAGTGGAGCTCCAATGATTTTGACAAAAGAAATGCTAAATGCCAATGATTGCAAACTTAAAGTTGTAGCTGATATTTCATGCGATGTAAACGGACCAATTGCCTGTACTTTGCGTTCTTCGACAATTGCAGAACCTTTATATGGCTATTTTCCTTTGGAAGATAGAGAAGTAGATGTTTTTCATCCTGCAGCGGTTGTCGTAATGGCGGTTGATAATTTGCCATGCGAAATCCCAAAAGATGCAAGTGAAGGTTTTGGAGAGCAATTCATGGAACACGTAATTCCTGCTTTCTTTAATAATGATAAAGACGGAATCCTAAAACGCGCAAAAATAACCGAAAACGGAAAGTTAACTCCAAGATTTGCTTATTTGCAAGATTATGTAGACGGTAAATAA